A region from the Acyrthosiphon pisum isolate AL4f chromosome A1, pea_aphid_22Mar2018_4r6ur, whole genome shotgun sequence genome encodes:
- the LOC115033698 gene encoding uncharacterized protein LOC115033698, translated as MASPAVVQPWRSALFLFVVVCTANAGRSHRRDVSTFDSLHLYPRPAYLPIMPYYEVDIPEQEGKFFGVMAATRYETIIVRETVRPVCLYVDGNVPSCDHVMHSNHNSRPQKVPGPVISRRPPAIDYETYFIEPSKPDAKIE; from the exons ATGGCGTCACCTGCAGTTGTACAACCATGGCGATCCGCACTGTTCCTGTTCGTGGTCGTCTGCACGGCCAATGCCGGTCGGAGCCATCGTCGAGACGTCAGTACCTTCGATTCGCTTCACCTGTACCCGCGACCGGCGTACTTGCCGATTATGCCTTACTACGAGGTGGACATTCCAGAACAGGAAGGAAAATTTTTTGGCGTCATGGCGGCCACCCGATACGAAACC ATTATCGTCAGAGAAACCGTACGTCCGGTGTGCCTGTACGTGGACGGGAACGTGCCGTCTTGCGATCACGTGATGCACAGCAATCACAACAGCCGCCCGCAGAAAGTCCCGGGACCGGTCATATCTCGGCGTCCGCCGGCCATCGATTACGAGACGTATTTCATCGAACCCAGCAAACCGGACGCGAAGATCGAGTGA